CTGTTAACCGCATCCAACCAGAGGAGATGTTATTTAATGTAATGAGTTGGATTAAAGCGGCTGAATTTGACAGTGTAAATGTAGACTTGATTTATGGTTTACCTCATCAAAGCTTGGAAAGTTTTCGGGAAACAGTAAAGAAAACTGTAGCCTTAGATCCCGATAGAATTGTAGTTTTTAATTTTGCTTACGTTCCTTGGTTGAAACCAGCACAAAAAAATATTCCTGTAGAAGCATTGCCAGAGCCACAGGAAAAGTTAGAAATTTTGAAAATGACCATCGAAGAACTGACTAATAGCCAGTATCTATTTATCGGGATGGATCATTTTGCCAAACCTAACGATGAATTAGCGATCGCTCAACGTAATCGCACCCTGCAACGCAACTTCCAAGGCTACACTACCCACGCTGGTACAGAACTATTAGGTTTTGGTGCAACATCTATTAGTATGCTGCATGATACCTACGTACAGAATCATAAGCAGTTAAAAGAATATTATCAAGCAGTAGCTAGTGATACTTTACCTATTAGTAAAGGTATCAAACTGACAACAGATGATATTCTCAGGCGTGAGGTAATTATGTGCATCATGTCTAACTTTTATCTGCATAAGCCTGAAATTGAACAGAAATATAACATCAATTTTGATGAGTATTTCGCCCAGGAATTAGACGCATTAAAACCCCTAGAAATTGATGGGTTAGTTAATCTCTCAAGTAAATATATTCAAGTCACAGAAATTGGTAGATTGTTAGTCAGAAATATTGCTGTTGTCTTTGATATTTATCATCATGTGCAAGACAAGCAATTCTCTCGGACTATCTAAAGCATAGCTTATGCACCAAGGTTGTTTGTTGCGGCTGGGTGTAAGAGTATAGGGGTGCAAAGGTTTTGAAGACCTACACCCTATACCCTTGACTTTTTATTTCTGAAAAATATGAGTATTTTCTAGGGTATATTAGACGTAAACCATAATGCACGAAAGTTTTGAGATGCGGCTATTGACGTGACCAGACTAAAATAGTGCAATAAATTTTCTCTCTGTGACTCTGTGGTTAATTAATACAAGATTATAGCCTAGACATTCCAGTAATTTATACTCATAGGTTACGGATATCCTGAAAATATGGTGATTTTAATTATTTGTTTACTAGGTTTAGTAGGATTTATATTTTTTATCAAAGATGCTTTAAAGCAGCATAATAACAAATCTAACTACTATTTCAATGAAACTACTATTGGTGATAGTAATTGGGGATTTGATTCTGCTTGGGAACTAAATAATCAAGACTCTGCTTTTAGCGACTGTGATGGTAGTGATAGCAGCAGTTGTGATGGAGGTGGAGACTAAAATATTAAATCCATGTTTTATATCAGTGCTGGGAGCTGTTAGCGGTAACGGAGCAATTAGCAGTATATCTATTGCTACCATACACATAAAAATAAGGGAGTAAATAAATACTCCCTTAATACTATAGAATTACTGAATTAATTATTAGGACTAAAGTCCTTACTACGAGCGAATATTTAGGCGATCGCGCCTGATAATGCGTGACTAACAGCTTGCTTCAAAAAATCCGCTTTATCGGTACGTTCCCAAGGTAAATCTAGGTCGTTCCGTCCCAAGTGTCCGTAAGCCGCGACGTCCTGATAAAAACGTCCGCCTCTTTCGCTTGGTAAGTTGCGTAAGTTGAAGCTATGAATAATCCCGGCTGGACGTAGTTCAAAGTTGGCTTTGACTAGTTCCAACAAAATATCATCATCGACTTTGCCAGTACCGAAGGTATCAAGTAAAATACTTACGGGTCGAGCTACACCAATGGCATAACTTAACTGGACTTCACATTTCTCCGCCAACCCAGCAGCAACAATATTTTTCGCTACATAACGCGCAGCATAAGCCGCAGAACGGTCTACCTTTGTGGGGTCTTTGCCAGAGAAAGCACCGCCACCATGTCGGGAGTAACCACCGTAGGTATCAACGATAATTTTACGTCCTGTTAAACCAGAGTCGCCTTGAGGCCCACCAATAACGAATTTACCAGTGGGGTTAACTAAAAAGCGTGTATCTTGGTCTGGCTTGATTTCCAAGTCACCAAACACAGGTTCAACTACAGCCTTCCACAAATCTTCTTTGATTTTGGCTTGGACTGCGGCTTCATCAGTAATATCACCGATGGTAGCTGTGTGTTGTGTGGAAATGAGAACTGTATCAATACCTACAGGGCGACCGTCTTCGTAAATAACGGTAACTTGAGTTTTGCCATCAGGACGTAGGTAAGATAATTCCCCAGTTTTGCGGACGGCTGCGAGTCTACGAGCAATGCGATGAGCCAAGCAGATTGGCAAGGGCATCAGTTCTGGGGTTTCATTACAAGCGAAACCAAACATGATACCTTGGTCGCCAGCACCAATTGTATCGAATAGTTCTTCGCTATCCTGTTCGCGGGTTTCTTGAGCAGTGTTGACACCTTGAGCAATGTCTGGTGATTGTTCGTCTAAAGCTACAATTACACTGGTGCTGTTGGCTGAAAAGCCGTTATCGGCATTAATGTAACCAATTTCCGCTATTTTTTTCCGGGCAATATTAGCGTAATTGACATTAGCTTTAGTGGTGATTTCACCTGTGATTAATACTAAGCCAGTATTGACCACAACTTCAGCTGCAACACGACTAGTAGGGTCTTGTGTTAGCAAGGTATCCAAAATAGTATCAGAAATCTGATCGCAGATTTTATCTGGATGACCTTCGGTAACAGACTCGGAGGTAAATAGATAACGTCTAGACAATGAGTATTCCTCCTGTAGTAGTATTTTCGCTGACTAAGTATTTAAGTTATTTAGTCAAGCTACTCATTACTGAAATCATAATCATCTTGACACATTAGGCAGTTAGTGTGTCCTTTTGCAAAGAAAAATAAGTTTATGTTTAAGTATTTTTTGCCAAAATTCAATTTATCAAAATTATCAATGAATTAGAAAATGTTTTTATCAACACAAAAAAAGGGGTACTCGAAAGTACCCCAGGAGTTTTGACACAAACACTGCTGTATTAAACCTGAACTGCTAACTTGGCTTCCTTTGCTGTCAAGCGTTCGTAAGTAGCACGCATTTTCAAACCTGTTAACACTTGGAAAAAACCAGTTCCGTTGTTAGAACCAGGATACTCACGGTGTTGAAGTAGCAACTGAGTCAACTCACCTTGATACTTGGTGGATGTATTGCTGAGGTGGGTTTCGATGTAAATTACTTCTTCGAGGTTGTCGAATTGACCATCTACTTCGAGAACGGAAACGTAACGACCGTAGTAAACATCGGAACCGTAGTACAACTGCATTCCTGGGTAAGAACAGGTGAGTTTACGTCCGCAAGGAGTCCAGTTGATAGTTGAACCTTCATCAAACAAGTAAGCGGGTTCAAAACCTTCTTTACCTTCCCGTTGTAGCATCCGTACCCGCAGTACTTTACGCTCTGTATCGTCCTTAATTAAGTTGGTGGGCAATACTTGCAACACTACATCAGCAAATTCTCTTTGAGGTTCGATATACTTTTGGAAATCTGGCTTACGAGAATTGATAGCCGCTAGAACATCTTCGTAGCGATGACCCCTTTCGGCCATATCACGCTGGATTTTCCAAGCAATTTTAACTTCGTCGCTGATGTCAAAGTAGACGCTGAAATCGAGAAGCGATCGCACCCGTTCATCATATAAAGGATGCAGACCTTCAACCACTACAATATGATTTGGCTTGACTATTTCAGGTGGGTCAATCAAACCGGTTTCATGGTTATAAATCGGCTTGTTAATTTCATGACCTTCTTTGAGAGCTTTAATTTGCTCATACATCAGGTCAAAATTGTTGGCTCTGGGGTCAAGTGCAGTGATTCCAGTTTCTTTACGTTGTTTGCGGTCTAAAGAATGATAGTCATCCAAACAGATAACTGTCATAAACTCTTCACCGAATAAATCAATCAAACGACGCAAAAACGTAGATTTACCGCACCCGGAGTCTCCGGCTACTCCAATCAGTACCACGCGTTCCGGCTTAGTTGTCATAAATCTCCTCAAATACTAAATGTGTCAAGTAATAAGTTTTCACACAGCAGAATGTGAAGCCAGGAGTTACCCCATAGGTTTGTCCTGCGTTCTTGCTACTCAGCAGCATTAAAGATTTATCAGACGGGATACAACCAAATTAATGACTGTAATCCTCTGAATATCCTTGATTTATAGCTGGTAAGTATTTAATCCTAGTGGTATAGTTGATTTTAACAGAATGGGGTATCCCATACAATATTGGTTGTCAAGAGAATCGAGTTAGTTGACCAAACATACTGATGATGTAATTGAGATTTTTGAAGTTGCGTTAATCACTACCCATAACTCGTGTAGTGAATCCGTCTATTGCTTTGTGAGTTTATATAATTCAGTCTATAGGGTATAAATTTTTTTTGCAGCGAATTTGGGAAAATTTCCCCTAATTTTTTTATTTATACCTTGACATAGCGAGAAATATTACTCACTGGATCTATCCTCAGTGTGAACCCATTATTGCGGACAAAAAAGTTTTGGGGATCAGCTTACATAAACAGATAACTTTAAATAGACACATCATATCAAGGTGCGAATAGAGGTTGACAGATGCTACACATCAAGTAAAACTTAATTTATGTATCTACTTGTAACAAGTCTCCCCGGAAGCGTTAATGTTTGTTAATTGCTCTTGAATCTTAGATTTAAGACTCAGTACGTGGATAATTTTCTGCTACTGCTAACAGCACGTATTTACTCTTTCCTGGCAGGAGTATAAGTTTACAAAGAAAAGATTAAATTGACTCATTATTAACATTCTCTAGAAGACTTATCTTCTAACTTAGAAGGTAAATAGGTGTGTTTCTTACCATACCTGCACGTCTTGAGGAGAGTGTTCCAAGCGAGGCATTAATTGATAATGCTAATTTCTCATAACGCTAGTTTTGGTGACGAAAAATTCGATAAACTGAAGCTGGTTTGTGCCGAGAAAAATTTTTTTTGAGAAACTCTTAAGTTAAAGATCGGAGTGGTAGAAGGAATGTCTAATCAAGGTGCTTTTGAGAGTGCTGCCAACATAGAATCAGGTAGCCGCATCTTCGTTTACGAAGTGGTGGGTCTACGTCAGAACGAAGAAACTGAACAAACGAACTACCCAATTCGTAAAAGTGGCAGTGTGTTCATCAGAGTGCCTTACAATCGCATGAATCAAGAAATGCAGCGTATCACTCGACTAGGCGGCAAAATTGTTAGCATTCACCCTGCCAGCATACTAGAGCAAGTCAATGGCAAAGCTGCTAACACTGAGAATGGTAAAGCCACACCTGTAACAACAGATATTCAAGCTAAAGGTGTCTCAGAAACACCTGCGGAAGAAAAGTCTAAGAAAAAAGACAACAAAGGCAACACCATGACTCAAGCGAAAGCCAAACACGCTGATGTTCCTGTCAATACTTACCGTCCCAATTCCCCTTTTATTGGTAAGGTCATTTCTAATGACCCACTGGTACAAGAAGATGGGATTGGTATAGTTCAACACGTTAAATTTGATCTAACTGGTGGTGACTTAAAGTACATCGAAGGTCAAAGTATTGGCATTATCCCCCCAGGTTTAGATAAAAATGGTAAGCCTGAAAAACTGAGACTCTACTCCATCGCCTCAACCCGTCATGGCGATGATGTAGATGATAAAACAATCTCCTTGTGCGTCCGTCAATTAGAGTATAAGCATCCAGAAACTGGCGAAACAGTCTACGGTGTTTGTTCTACCTACCTGACTCAAATTAAACCAGGTGACGAAGTTAAGATTACTGGGCCTGTGGGTAAAGAAATGCTATTACCTGAAGACCCAGAAGCTAATGTCATTATGATGGCAACTGGTACTGGTATTGCGCCTATGCGAGCTTACCTGTGGCGGATGTTTAAGGATTCAGAAAGAGCTGCTAACCCAGAATATCAATTTAAAGGATTCTCTTGGTTAATTTTCGGCGTTCCTACAACTCCCAACATTCTATATAAAGAAGAACTGGAAGAAATTCAGCAAAAATACCCCGAAAACTTCCGCCTCACCTATGCCATCAGCCGGGAACAAAAGAACCCCCAAGGTGGCAGAATGTACATCCAAGACCGCGTAGCAGAACACGCTGATGAATTATGGGCATTAATCAAGAATGAGAAAACCCACACTTACATCTGCGGTTTGCGCGGTATGGAAGACGGTATTGACGCTGCTTTAACTGCTGCGGCTGCTAAAGAAGGTGTTACCTGGAGTAGCTACCAAAAAGACCTCAAGAAAGCTGGTCGTTGGCACGTTGAAACATATTAATTTGGTCATTGGTCATTGGTCATTGGCAAACAACTGACAATTGACAACTAACAAAATTAATGAATTTGTAGGGTGGGCAGTGCCGACCCTACAATTGTTTTGTATATAAATAGCTGAGGTAAGGGTGTACAGATGTACGTCTTTAGCAGGACTCAGCAATTAAAACTAAATTTGGTAGAAAGTTTGTGGGTGTAAAGCTGGGAATCTTAGGATTAGGTACGGTAGGAACAGGGACTGTGCAACTGCTACAAGATGCGGTTGGTCGTCACTCTTTACTACAAGAGGTAGAAATATATCGTGTGGGAGTTCGATCGCCTGATAAACCCCGCGAGGTACAATTATCATCGGCAGTTATTACTACAGATTTAGAGTCAATTGTCAACGATCCAGAAGTAGATATTGTTGTTGAGGTCATGGGGGGTTTGGAACCAGCGCGATCGCTGATTCTCCAAGCCATCAAAAATGGCAAACACGTAGTTACAGCGAATAAGGCGGCGATCGCCCGGTTTGGGGCGGAAATATTCACGGCCGCTAACCACGCTGGGGTATATGTGATGCTAGAAGCCGCCGTTGGTGGTGGGATTCCAGTAATTCAGCCATTAAAGCAGGCTTTGAGTGTCAATCGGCTTCATACAGTTACAGGTATCGTCAACGGCACAACTAACTACATCCTCACCCGGATGCAAACAGAGGGTAGCGATTTTGGGGATGTGTTGGCTGATGCCCAACGCTTGGGTTACGCGGAAGCTGACCCTACGGCTGATGTAGACGGGTTAGATGCAGCAGATAAAATTGCAATTCTCGCATCCTTAGCTTTTGATGGGCGGATTAACCTTCAGGATGTCTATTGTGAGGGGATTCGCCAAGTTAGTAAAACAGATATCGCCTACGCTGAAAAATTGGGATATGTGATTAAATTGTTAGCGATCGCCAAAAATCAGGCTAATGATACCACCAAACTATCTGTCAGGGTTCATCCTACCTTCGTACCCAAAACCCATCCCCTAGCCAGCATTAACGGCGTGTATAACGCCATCCTCGTAGAAGGTGAACCCATCGGTCAGGTCATGTTTTTTGGCCCTGGTGCGGGTGCAGGTGCAACTGCCAGCGCCGTTACCTCAGATATTTTGAATCTGGTTGCAGCGTTGAAAAGCAATACCACAGCCCCCAATCCCCTGTTAACCTGTAGACACGAAGACTACAGCCAAATTGCCCCTATCAGCGACCTCTCAAGTAGATTTTACGCCCGCTTCCTCACCAAAGACCAAGCTGGTGTCATTGGTCAGTTGGGTACATGCTTTGGAAATCACGGTGTGAGTATAGAGTCAATAGTCCAAACTGGTTTTCAGGGAGAACTAGCAGAGATTGTAGTTGTAACTCACGATGTCAGAGAAGGTGAATTTCGCCAAGCCTTGGCAGAAATTAAGAGCCTACCAGCAATTGACACCATTCCTAGCATTTTGAGAGTGTTATGAGTAATCAAGGTTGACTGTTGACCGTACTAATTTTAGATTTTAAATTTTGGATTTTGGATGATTTTTGGTTCAAGCCCAGCCCCTGGTGGAGCCACTCTCGTGGGCGGGTTTCCCGACTTGAGAGAAGTGGCGTGGCGGAACAAATCGCGCTGCTTCGTCAATCCAAAATCTCCAAGCTGCATCCTCTTGTGGGTGCAGTCAATCCAAAATCGTCAATCCAAAATCTAAAATTGTTTGACTGTTCAGCCTTCTTATACCAATTTGAAAAATGATTGCGACAAATGGATTACTGAAAAGTTCACTAATGAAGCATTTCAAAATCCAAAATCTAAAATCTAAAATCCAAAATGGTATTACTCAGGCTTGAGACTAAACAAAAACAACTAACAAGGACAAAGCAGACAAAAAATGGCCAAGCATAGTTTTGCTTGGCCATTTTCTGTATAAAAAAGGCAGACTCTGTTTGTGTAACTTTCGTAATTCATAATGACGAATTACGAATTACGAATTACGAATTATACTTCGTTACCATCTTGACCAACGACTTGAGATTTAAGAGTGGTGATTTCGTTAGTTAGTTCTTGTCTGGTAGAAGCTTTCAACAGGTAGCGATAAACGAACCAAGCAGAGTAACCGATACCAATCAATTCAAATGTTGGTGCTACTAAAGGGATATCATTCAAAGAATCTAAAACTGCCAACAGTACCTTCACTGCGACAATTGACCCCACAATTAAACCGACACTGACTAAGGGTTGTTTGTACTGATTAAAAAAGTTTCCTATGTAGTCGGGGAGAGTTGCTAAGAAATCAGAAACTTGTTCTCCGTATTTGCGCCATTCTTCTTGGGACTGCACAGGAGGCTGGAGTTTGGTAATAGTTCCTGCTTGAGTGTTAATGTCTGGCACTGTGGCCTCTTTGGGCTGGGTTTGGGTAAATTCTGGTTCTTGCATTTTCACTTCCATATATTTTGACAGTTGAGGTTCTCTATTGAAGACAATGACAACCAAAAGTTGTTGATTGAGGAATGCACAAGTGCTTCAAACTGAGGCAAGGCAATAGGATTTAATGTCCTATAACCATACTTGTGCCACAACACTTACTGCATCAACTACAAGGTAGACAGTCAGTAGGGATAGAAGTCAGAAATTGGCAGAATGTAAGACAATCAGCGCCTTTCTAAATTCTGTTTACGTCAATCAACTGCAATCTTCAGGTTGTTATTATCCCAAACTGTGTTAGTTGCTCCTAATCGTACTGAATAAAGTACAAATTATGCAAAAATCACTCTACCTCTCATTTATATAAACATAAACGCCGATTTTATCGGCATATTAAAGCTATCTTAAACCGCAATGGTCTAAGACCCATTGCCCATTAGTCCATTAGTTCTGACTACTAAGTATTTAACAGAAATTCTTATATATTCAGCTGACTAGACATTTATGCTCTTTTATGGTATTACATCAGATATTAAATATTGTCTGTAAAGTTGCAGGCAATTGCCTTAAGAATCGGCATACTGAAATAGGGAGAGCTAATTAAATTAGTAATTAGCTAGCTTTTATTAAGGTTATGTGACATTAATACCTGATAACTTAATTACTATATAAACTCTCCTGGCTTTTTCAGGCGTGAAGGTTATAAAGCAATAATGAGACGTAAATCTACTGGTAGAACGGCTACTACACCTAAATCTCCTAATTCCATATCCTCCATGTTTAACTTGTTCACTATTGCGATTTTAGGAGGTGTGTTTGTACTGGGAATTGGCATTGGCATCGCTTTTAGCTCCACAACCACATTATCGCCATCAAATGTGGCTTCTCGTGAATTTATCGACACCAAAGCACCAAACCCAGAGATTTGCGTCCAATACGGGGCAAGTGCAATGGTCATGGACGCTAGGCTATTTGTAACTCTCAACCCATTTAATGTTTATGTTGCTCAACCTAGTATGCGTCCTGGATGTGTCTTAAGACAAAATAACTGGGCGCTGTTAGAACAACGTAAACTTGTGACATCCGAGCAAGTAAGAGAATGTAAAAACCGCCTCAACACCTTTGGCTTTACAGGTAACTTAGATAGCGAAAAACCTGATATTAGGTGCATTTATCAAAACGAATCTGCACAAAATTTCTTTATGTCTCAACCTGGTGCAGTTGCACCATCTCAAGAAACAGAAAGATTTTAGTCTGGTAATAGTTAATGGGTAATTGGTAATGAGTAGACAAACCAATTACCCTTAGCTGATGCTCATAAAACAAACTCATTACCGTATTTAAACTTAAAACGTCTATACTTAAATAAATCAGGAAAAATACGCTATACCGTTGTTTGTATAAATAAGATGGAACTATAGAAATTATTATCTGTAATATTTAGTGGGTACCATTGCTCATCATATTAAAACATAGGTGGTTAATAGCTAATTTACTTAAATCAATATGTATATTTATTATCTCAAAAATCACTATTAATCCATTATCGGGTTACAAATATGTCAAATCGTCGTTACCCTTCTCCGTACTGGCGCTATCTTAGAGCTAGGTTGTCAAATTTAGGCAAACCTAGTTTTTGGGGAACAGCAATTTTTTTGTCTGTGGTAGGGCTAGTTGTTCATCAGTACTGGACTAATCCTCAAGTAGCAAATAATTCTAATATAGTAAATAATACGGATGACTCTGAGCTTTCAGAGGAAGATAAAGCTATTGCCGCAGATATTGATAATTTGCCATCTTTGCTTGCTGACACAGAACCTCTCATTTTGCCAGCAAACACCAGTCAATCTAAGAAGAATAAAAATCAAACACCATTAACAAATCCAACTAACAAACCGTCCTCTGGTGATCAACCTAAACTAAACTCAGATTCAGGTATAGCTAATTTTCAACAGCCAACATCTGTAGAGAAAAATGTATTTGTCTCAGAAGCGGAAAATTTGCTCCGGTTTGGCGCAACCAATAATGATCAGTTGTTAGGTTACAAACCTGGAAATGGATATCCTTCAACCACAGGGGTAACAGCTAATTCTTCTCAATTAAACCCAGGATTAGCTAATCAGATTAACACAAGCCAAAATGTTAACTCTAGTAACCAGCAACCTACAGGGCTGACCTCATCAACTAATCAAGTACCTAGTTTAAGTAATAGCAATCCAACTATTACTAACTCTACAAATATAACTACTTATGGTGGGGTAACGCAGTCTTTACCAACAAGTACCCAGCCGCCTCAGACTACACCCAATACAGGGTTAAATCCTGGTTTAGGTTATACACAACCAAGTTATACCAATAACTTCAATAATGTTCAGACTGTGCCGATAAATACAACAGTTAGTCCGGTAACTAATTACACTCAACCAAATTCATACAATAACCTGAATAATAATCAGGTTATTACCCCTAATACAAGAATTAATCCAGGAGTGGGTTACGTTCAGCCAATCATACCCAATCCTCCCAGCAATTTGAATTATCTGCAAAATTCGCCAAATCAAACTCAATCAACATCAACAGTTATTACTGGCACATCATCAATTATTGGCCCTTATACTGTACGCAGTCGTGCTAATAACACCACTAACACAACTCCAGTAGTTCCTAATAATTACGGTTATTCACAAATACCTCAAGCGAATTACCCAAATAATAATCTGCCTCAAGGACAGAATATTAACGGCTTGCAAAATAATGGTTACTCTTATCCATAGCGGTTGACAGGTGACAAGGTATAGGTTTAAAAGTTGATTCCTATTAGGTTTTTATCAGTCTATGCCCTAATATATGTGGCAATTGCTATATATCTAAAATAAACCTGCTAAGAGTGATTAATTACCAGATAAAACCTTATCACCACATAGCTATTGTGGAATGTGGTGAACCTCTAATAGAGATTCCCCTAGAACTTTTTACGGTGGAATCTCCACATCCCTATGAAAAACTAGGGGCTACTTACGGATACTATTCGCCTTATTACTTGCGTCAGAGTGTAGTTAACAAGCTGATTCAAGCTCAAAATTATTTAGAGTTGCTACTTCCTCTCTGGCGGATTCAAATTTTTGATGGTTATCGCCCTGTAGCTGTACAGCAATTTATGGTAAATTACAGCTTCGCTACAGCTGTACAAGAACGCGGTTTGATTGAGGCTGAGTTAAGCCAACACCAACGTCAAGAAATTTGGGATGCAGTTTACGAGATTTGGGCTGTACCAAGTTTGAATGAAAAAACACCACCTCCCCATAGTACAGGTGCAGCTGTAGATGTAACATTGGTGGATGATAAAGGACAAGTCGTGAACATGGGTTCGCCCATTGATGAATTGTCAGAGCGATCGCACCCCGATTACTATGCTCATAGTGAAATATCAGCACAGAGACAATATCACGCTCATCGCCAATTATTGTGCGATGTCATGCTTAAAGCTGGCTTTCAACGCAATCCCAAAGAGTGGTGGCATTTTTGTTATGGTGATCAAATGTGGGCTTGGTTGAGTCATCAACCAACAGCTATGTATGGACGTTTATGATAGCTATTGCTAATGCTAAGTCCCACATTTTGAATTTTAAATTATTTAAGCATCTTCGGGATT
Above is a genomic segment from Nostoc sp. MS1 containing:
- the hemN gene encoding oxygen-independent coproporphyrinogen III oxidase, coding for MVFVSPSVKFDLDMIKKYDTPAPRYTSYPPATQLAEGCTATDYQSAIATSNQRNSPLSLYFHIPFCQSSCYFCGCNTVISNNKNIAKPYLEHLVREIKHTANLIDADRKVLQVHWGGGTPNYLEPQQVQFLWQSITSHFQIDPQAEVSIEINPRYVDQEYIFFLRDIGFNRISFGIQDFNPQVQVAVNRIQPEEMLFNVMSWIKAAEFDSVNVDLIYGLPHQSLESFRETVKKTVALDPDRIVVFNFAYVPWLKPAQKNIPVEALPEPQEKLEILKMTIEELTNSQYLFIGMDHFAKPNDELAIAQRNRTLQRNFQGYTTHAGTELLGFGATSISMLHDTYVQNHKQLKEYYQAVASDTLPISKGIKLTTDDILRREVIMCIMSNFYLHKPEIEQKYNINFDEYFAQELDALKPLEIDGLVNLSSKYIQVTEIGRLLVRNIAVVFDIYHHVQDKQFSRTI
- the petH gene encoding ferredoxin--NADP reductase → MSNQGAFESAANIESGSRIFVYEVVGLRQNEETEQTNYPIRKSGSVFIRVPYNRMNQEMQRITRLGGKIVSIHPASILEQVNGKAANTENGKATPVTTDIQAKGVSETPAEEKSKKKDNKGNTMTQAKAKHADVPVNTYRPNSPFIGKVISNDPLVQEDGIGIVQHVKFDLTGGDLKYIEGQSIGIIPPGLDKNGKPEKLRLYSIASTRHGDDVDDKTISLCVRQLEYKHPETGETVYGVCSTYLTQIKPGDEVKITGPVGKEMLLPEDPEANVIMMATGTGIAPMRAYLWRMFKDSERAANPEYQFKGFSWLIFGVPTTPNILYKEELEEIQQKYPENFRLTYAISREQKNPQGGRMYIQDRVAEHADELWALIKNEKTHTYICGLRGMEDGIDAALTAAAAKEGVTWSSYQKDLKKAGRWHVETY
- a CDS encoding DUF3172 domain-containing protein, with translation MRRKSTGRTATTPKSPNSISSMFNLFTIAILGGVFVLGIGIGIAFSSTTTLSPSNVASREFIDTKAPNPEICVQYGASAMVMDARLFVTLNPFNVYVAQPSMRPGCVLRQNNWALLEQRKLVTSEQVRECKNRLNTFGFTGNLDSEKPDIRCIYQNESAQNFFMSQPGAVAPSQETERF
- a CDS encoding phosphoribulokinase, with translation MTTKPERVVLIGVAGDSGCGKSTFLRRLIDLFGEEFMTVICLDDYHSLDRKQRKETGITALDPRANNFDLMYEQIKALKEGHEINKPIYNHETGLIDPPEIVKPNHIVVVEGLHPLYDERVRSLLDFSVYFDISDEVKIAWKIQRDMAERGHRYEDVLAAINSRKPDFQKYIEPQREFADVVLQVLPTNLIKDDTERKVLRVRMLQREGKEGFEPAYLFDEGSTINWTPCGRKLTCSYPGMQLYYGSDVYYGRYVSVLEVDGQFDNLEEVIYIETHLSNTSTKYQGELTQLLLQHREYPGSNNGTGFFQVLTGLKMRATYERLTAKEAKLAVQV
- a CDS encoding CAAD domain-containing protein, yielding MQEPEFTQTQPKEATVPDINTQAGTITKLQPPVQSQEEWRKYGEQVSDFLATLPDYIGNFFNQYKQPLVSVGLIVGSIVAVKVLLAVLDSLNDIPLVAPTFELIGIGYSAWFVYRYLLKASTRQELTNEITTLKSQVVGQDGNEV
- the metK gene encoding methionine adenosyltransferase, with product MSRRYLFTSESVTEGHPDKICDQISDTILDTLLTQDPTSRVAAEVVVNTGLVLITGEITTKANVNYANIARKKIAEIGYINADNGFSANSTSVIVALDEQSPDIAQGVNTAQETREQDSEELFDTIGAGDQGIMFGFACNETPELMPLPICLAHRIARRLAAVRKTGELSYLRPDGKTQVTVIYEDGRPVGIDTVLISTQHTATIGDITDEAAVQAKIKEDLWKAVVEPVFGDLEIKPDQDTRFLVNPTGKFVIGGPQGDSGLTGRKIIVDTYGGYSRHGGGAFSGKDPTKVDRSAAYAARYVAKNIVAAGLAEKCEVQLSYAIGVARPVSILLDTFGTGKVDDDILLELVKANFELRPAGIIHSFNLRNLPSERGGRFYQDVAAYGHLGRNDLDLPWERTDKADFLKQAVSHALSGAIA
- a CDS encoding M15 family metallopeptidase: MKPYHHIAIVECGEPLIEIPLELFTVESPHPYEKLGATYGYYSPYYLRQSVVNKLIQAQNYLELLLPLWRIQIFDGYRPVAVQQFMVNYSFATAVQERGLIEAELSQHQRQEIWDAVYEIWAVPSLNEKTPPPHSTGAAVDVTLVDDKGQVVNMGSPIDELSERSHPDYYAHSEISAQRQYHAHRQLLCDVMLKAGFQRNPKEWWHFCYGDQMWAWLSHQPTAMYGRL
- a CDS encoding homoserine dehydrogenase: MGVKLGILGLGTVGTGTVQLLQDAVGRHSLLQEVEIYRVGVRSPDKPREVQLSSAVITTDLESIVNDPEVDIVVEVMGGLEPARSLILQAIKNGKHVVTANKAAIARFGAEIFTAANHAGVYVMLEAAVGGGIPVIQPLKQALSVNRLHTVTGIVNGTTNYILTRMQTEGSDFGDVLADAQRLGYAEADPTADVDGLDAADKIAILASLAFDGRINLQDVYCEGIRQVSKTDIAYAEKLGYVIKLLAIAKNQANDTTKLSVRVHPTFVPKTHPLASINGVYNAILVEGEPIGQVMFFGPGAGAGATASAVTSDILNLVAALKSNTTAPNPLLTCRHEDYSQIAPISDLSSRFYARFLTKDQAGVIGQLGTCFGNHGVSIESIVQTGFQGELAEIVVVTHDVREGEFRQALAEIKSLPAIDTIPSILRVL